In Phaenicophaeus curvirostris isolate KB17595 chromosome 14, BPBGC_Pcur_1.0, whole genome shotgun sequence, a single genomic region encodes these proteins:
- the PSME3IP1 gene encoding PSME3-interacting protein — translation MDGGDGTADLVINKRFVSESELEERRKRRQEEWEKVRKPEDPKECPEEAYDPRSLYERLQEQREKKQQEFEEQFKFKNMVRGLDEDETHFLDEVSRQQELLEKQRREEELKELNEYRSTLTKVGVSMDPKKETEKKLPMKSVENKNKFSQAKLLAGAVKHRSSDGGNSVKRLKLDTDHDEKNQEKPSSVPLGSSSVGGSTVHCPSAAVCIGILPGLGAYSGSSDSESSSDSEGTINSTGKIVSSVFRSNNFFDGP, via the exons ATGGATGGGGGAGATGGTACTGCCGACCTTGTCATTAACAAGAGGTTTGTGTCTGAATCAGAGCTAGAGGAGCGGCGAAAGAGAAGGCAAGAAGAATGGGAAAAGGTCCGAAAACCTGAGGATCCCAAAG AATGCCCAGAGGAGGCGTATGATCCACGTTCATTGTATGAAAGACttcaggaacagagagaaaagaagcagcaggaattTGAGGAGCAATTTAAATTCA AAAATATGGTAAGAGGCTTAGATGAAGATGAGACGCATTTCCTTGATGAGGTTTCTCGACAGCAAGAGCTACTAGAAAAGCAACGAAGAGAAGAAGAGCTGAAAGAACTAAATGAGTACAGAA GCACTCTCACCAAAGTGGGTGTCAGTATGGACCCAAAGAAGGAAACTGAGAAGAAATTGCCCATGAAGTCAgtggaaaacaagaacaaattcTCTCAGGCAAAGCTGTTGGCAGGAGCTGTGAAACACAGAAG TTCAGATGGTGGTAACAGTGTGAAGAGGTTAAAGCTAGATACTGATCATGACGAAAAGAATCAAG AAAAACCATCCTCTGTTCCCTTGGGGAGCAGCTCAGTGGGAGGCTCCACAGTCCACTGTCCCTCAGCAGCCGTCTGCATTGGGATCCTGCCTGGCCTGGGCGCCTACTCAGGAAGCAGTGATTCGGAGTCCAGCTCGGATAGTGAAGGCACTATTAATTCCACTGGAAAGATCGTCTCTTCTGTCTTTCGTAGCAACAATTTCTTTGATGGCCCATAA
- the RSPRY1 gene encoding RING finger and SPRY domain-containing protein 1: protein MIVVALVVFYASRSLFQGLLLTLEHHIPRLLGALGPGNMGNSCVCRDDSGAEDNVESQSRQTENSRVHVPEARSHPRDPVRPPRRGRGPHEPRRKKQNVDGLVLDTLAVIRTLVDNDQEPPYSMITLHEMAETDEGWLEVVQSLIRVIPLEDPLGPAVITLLLDECPLPTKDALQKLTEILNLSGAAACRDACHPARHRNTTAVLGCLAEKLAGPASISLLSPGILEYLLHSLNFQSHPTVMLFALIALEKFAQTSENKMTISESCISDQLLLLEKWTNNPDYLKRQVGFCAQWSLDNLFLKEGRQFTYEKVDLTNIRAMLNSNDVSEYLKISPHGLEARCDASSFESVRCTFCVDSGVWYYEVTVVTSGVMQIGWATKDSKFLNHEGYGIGDDEYSCAYDGCRQLIWYNARSKPHSHPCWKEGDTIGFLLDLQEKQMIFYLNGNQLPAEKQVFSSAVSGFFAAASFMSYQQCEFNFGAKPFKYPPSMKFSTFNDYAFLTAEEKIILPRHRRLALLKQVSIRENCCTLCCDEVADTELRPCGHSDLCMECALQLETCPLCRQEIQTRVRQISHIS from the exons ATGATTGTAGTTGCTTTGGTTGTGTTCTATGCTAGCAGAAGCCTTTTTCAAGGTTTACTGTTGACTCTAGAGCACCACATTCCCCGCTTACTGGGAGCCTTGGGGCCTGGCAATATGGGAAACTCGTGTGTTTGCCGTGATGACAGTGGAGCAGAAGACAACGTGGAATCTCAGAGTCGGCAAACGGAGAACAGTAGAGTACACGTACCTGAAGCACGAAGTCACCCAAGGGACCCTGTCCGTCCACCCAGAAGGGGTCGGGGGCCTCATGaaccaagaaggaaaaaacagaatgtGGATGGGCTGGTGCTTGACACATTGGCTGTAATTCGGACGTTAGTAGATAA TGACCAGGAGCCTCCTTATTCAATGATCACGTTGCATGAAATGGCAGAAACAG ATGAAGGCTGGTTGGAAGTTGTCCAGTCTTTAATTAGAGTTATTCCATTAGAAGATCCCCTGGGACCAGCTGTTATAACGCTACTACTCGATGAATGTCCGCTGCCAACAAAA gatGCATTACAAAAGttaactgaaatattaaacTTAAGTGGAGCTGCTGCATGCCGGGATGCTTGTCACCCTGCCAGACACCGAAATACAACTGCAGTACTGGGCTGCTTAGCAGAGAAGTTAGCAG GTCCTGCAAGCATCAGCTTACTCAGTCCAGGTATATTGGAATATTTACTTCACAGCTTG AACTTCCAGTCCCATCCGACAGTGATGCTTTTTGCACTAATAGCACTGGAGAAGTTTGCACAAACAA GTGAGAATAAAATGACAATTTCCGAATCGTGCATTAGCGACCAACTGCTCTTGCTAGAGAAATGGACAAATAATCCAGACTATTTAAAACGTCAGGTTGGATTCTGTGCCCAGTGGAGTTTAGACAATCTGT ttttaaaagaaggaagacaGTTTACATATGAGAAGGTTGACTTGACCAACATTAGGGCTATGCTGAACAGTAACGATGTCAGTGAATACCTGAAGATCTCACCACATGGATTAGAG GCTCGATGTGATGCCTCCTCCTTTGAAAGTGTTAGGTGTACGTTCTGTGTAGATTCTGGAGTTTGGTACTATGAAGTTACAGTCGTTACTTCGGGAGTGATGCAGATAGGATGGGCTACCAAAGACAGCAAATTTCTCAATCAT gaAGGTTATGGCATCGGGGATGATGAATACTCCTGTGCATATGATGGCTGCCGGCAGCTGATTTGGTATAATGCCAGAAGTAAACCACATTCCCATCCCTGTTGGAAAGAAG GTGACACAATAGGATTTCTACTAGACttgcaagaaaagcaaatgatCTTCTATTTAAATGGAAACCAGCTTCCTGCTGAGAAGCAAGTGTTTTCATCTGCTGT ATCTGGCTTTTTTGCTGCAGCTAGTTTCATGTCGTATCAACAGTGCGAGTTCAACTTCGGGGCAAAACCTTTCAAGTACCCACCTTCAATGAAGTTTAGTACCTTTAATGATTATGCCTTCCtgacagcagaagagaaaataattttgcccAG aCACAGGCGCCTGGCTTTGTTGAAGCAAGTGAGTATTCGAGAGAACTGCTGCACGCTTTGCTGTGATGAGGTGGCAGACACAGAACTCAGGCCATGTGGACACAG